ATGCTGATGGACGTCGTCCGCGCGGGGACCGGTACGAGGGCCTCCGTCCCCAAGGTGGAGACGTTCGGAAAGACCGGGACGTCCAACGATTTCATCGACGCCTGGTTCGTCGGCGGGACCCCTGGGCTGACGACGGCCGTCTACGTGGGCAAGGACGACCACACCTCGATGGGCAGGGGAAGCGTGGGCGGCATTGCCGCAGCCCCGGCCTGGAAGACGTTCATGGAGTACGCCGTGAAAAAACAGAACACCCCAGCGAAGTTCGATCCGCCTCCGGCATGGGTGGAGACCGAAAGGGTGACGATCTGCCGGACGACAGGGTACCGCGCCGCGTCGGGCTGTCCCGGCGTCCCCCTGTACCTGCCGATAGGAAAGGCCCCGAGCGCAAGGTGTCCCCTTCATGGGGGCGGCTATGCCGAGGCCGAGGAGGACCCGACGGGGCCCAGGCTCTTCCTGATCGAACAGGACAACGACTTCGTCCCGGAGCAGCCCGAGTACCCGTCTGTCCCACCGCGGCAGACGCCCTCGATCGCGCCCGAGAATATCCCCGACGGGCCTGCACCCTATCGCCAGGACCCCAGTCCGGCGGATGAGATAGAGAGCCGCTATCAGAAGCTTCTCAAGGAATACGGGATAGAATGACAAAAACCTGTAAGTAAACCTGTAAGGAGGAGAGTTGAACATGAGCACAAAACGCATCATCGTCATCGGCGCGGGCCCGGGGGGCTACGTCGCCGCCGTCCACGCCGCCCACCTGGGCGCCTCGGTCACCCTGATCGAGAAAAAGGCCATCGGGGGGACGTGCCTCAACGTCGGGTGCATCCCGACCAAGGTCCTGCTCCATACGGCGGAGCTCCTGAACGAGCTCAAGTCCGAGGCGAAGAGGATCGGCGTGCTGGCCGACAACCCCAGGCTGGACTGGAACGCCCTGATGAAGCGAAAGACACTGACCGTCTCGCGCCTCTCCAAGGGGACCCTGGACCTTGTGAAGGGGAACGGGGTCGAGTACGTGGAGGGACACGCCATCCTCAAGGGGCCCAGGTCCGTGGAGGTGAACGGCAAGGTCTACGAGGCCGACGCCATCCTTATCGCGACGGGTTCCGTCCCCGACGTTCCGGACATCCCCGGCTACGACCTGGAGGGGGTCATCACGAGCGACGATGCCCTCTCCCTGCCCGTCCCGCCCGAGTCCATGGTCGTCTCGGGCGGCGGGATCATCGGCATGGAGTTCGCGGCGGCCTACGCCTCCTTCGGGACCCGCGTCACCGTTGTCGTCACGTCCCCGGAGATCCTGCGCAACCTGGACACGGACATCGCCCTCATCCTGCGCAAGAACCTGGAGAAGAAGGGCGTGAGCTTCCATACGGGGACCAGCATCACGCGGGTAACGCGCTCCGGGGAGGGGCTGAAGCTGGAGCTGACCTCCCCCTCCGGGCCCATGGAGCTGGAGGCGGAGAAGCTCCTGGTCGCCAAGGGGCGTAAGCCCTACACGGAGGGGCTGGGGATCGAGGCCCTCGGCATCGAGATGAAGCGCGGACGCATCGTCACCGACCGCCACATGGAGACGAACGTCAAGGGAGTCTACGCCATCGGCGACTGCGTGAACGACTACATGCTGGCCCACGTCGCCTCCCGCGAGGGGGAGGTGGCCGTCGAGAACATCATGGGGCAGCCCGTCGAGATGGACTACACCACGACGCCGGGCGCCATCTACACGTCCCCGGAGATCGCGACCGTGGGGCTGATGGAGAAGGAGGCGGCCAAAAAGGGGCTGAAGGTCAAGGTGGGGCGCTTCCCCCTGATGATGAACGGCAAGAGCATGATCACGGGGGACACGAGCGGCGTCATGAAGGTCATAGCCGACGAGGAGACGAAGAAAATCCTGGGGGTCCAGATGGTCGGCGGCCCCGCGACGGACATGATCGCGGAGGGCGCGCTGGCGCTGCACTTCGGGGCCACGCCGGAGGACATTCTGCACACGATCCACGCACATCCCACCGTCTCGGAGTCCATGCTGGAGGCGGCGGCCAACGTGTTTGGGCAGGGCATCCACACGCCCAAGGCATAGCAACGTCCTGACCGGAGAGAGTGTCTATCGATTCAAGCATTTCAAACGGCCCCCGGCTTACGCAGGGGGCCGTTTCCTCACCCGATAACGCTCAGTGCGGATCCCGGCCGTCCCCATCGGCCGGGGAGCTCGTGGAGCTCGTGGATGGAGGCTGAGCCCGGGAATAGACGCTTCGGCTCCGCTCCCGTCTGCGCAGCTCTTTTTGTAGACGCCACGCGGACTCCAGGGCCCCGGCCAGGGCCCCGCAGTTTCGCTCCCAGGCCTCCTCGGCCTTTTCCTCGAGAAAAACATCGCGATCGGCATCGATCCCCACGGGCCGTCGATGCAGCGTGAAACGCTCTCCGTCGAAGGAGACCAAAGAACCATCGTCGAACGGGACGTAGACCCTCATCATTCTACTCCTCCCTCAAGGGGGCCGCTCAAAGGGCACGGGGCAGGAGAAGTACCATCTCCACCGCGTTCTCGCCATCCGAATAATAGCGGGCGCGCGTCGCCCCCCGCCGAAAGGACAGCCCCTCGTACAGGGCGCGGGCGGGAGCGTTGGCCTCCCCAACCCTCAGGATCAGGCGCGTGCGGCCCATGGAGCGGGCGCATTCCGCGACGGCCAGGACCAGCTGAGTCCCAATCCCGCGGCGGCGGTATTTCGGCAGTACCATGAGCCCCATCAGAAGCGCGAAACCCGCCTCGTGTCCCATCACCGCATAGCCCAGGAGCCTCGAACCGGCACCGCGCGAGAAGGCCCCCAGGTAGGACAGGCCCTCCCAGGGCTGTTCCGAGGGGGAGGAGGCTGCAAGATCCCGTGCGATGACCACATCCGGCCACGGGTAGAGGGAAAGCCCGTTCGCCTCGATGATCGCGGGGACGTCATCCGGCCCGCAGAAACGAATCTCCGGCAGGAACATCCGTCGTTCTCAATTCCTCTTCTCAAATCCTTAAAGGCCCCTGTCGATGGTCTGGCCGCGGTCCTGCCCCACACCGATAAACTTTACTGGGACCCCCAGCCCCTTCTCGATATACTCGACATAATCCCGCGCCTCACGGGGAAGGGAGTCGAAGCTCGTACAGCCCGAGATATCCCCCTTCCAGCCAGGGAGCGTCTCGTATATCGGAACGACCTCGTCCAGGATGTGAGGCGAGGCCGGGAAGCCCTCCAGCCTCTTGCCGTCGTACTCGTAGCCCGCGCAGACCTTGATCTCCGGCATCCCGGACAGGACGTCCAGCTTGGTCAGGGCGATGACGTCCACCCCATTCAGGGCCATGGAGTATTTGAGTCCCACCATGTCCAGCCACCCACATCGGCGGGGCCGGCCCGTCGTCGCCCCGAACTCCCCACCGGCATTCCGCAGGCGCTCCCCGGTCTCCCCCGGCTCCTCCGTGGGCATCGGCCCCTCGCCCACCCTTGTCGTGTAGGCCTTGACCACAGCGATGACGCGAGTCAGGTCGCGCGGGGCGAGTCCCGTCCCGGTGAAGGCGCCGGCCGCGGAGGTCGAGGAGCTGGTCACGTAGGGATAGGTCCCATGGTCGATGTCGAGCAGGACGGCCTGAGCCCCCTCCAGCAGGACGTGCCGCCCCTCGTCCACCGCCTCCCGGAGCAGGCGCACGACGTCGCCGACATAGGGAACCAGGGCCTTTCCCCATTCGCGCGCGGGCCCGTAGACCTCGTCGAAAGGGATGGGCTTCTCGTTGTACAGCCGGGTGAGGAGACGGTTCTTCTCCTCCATCAGGGGGACCAGTCTCTCCCTCAGGAGGTCCGCGTCCAGCAGGTCCTCCACCCTCAGCCCGACCCGCGCGTACTTATCGACATAGCAGGGCCCGATCCCACGGCCCGTCGTCCCGATCCTGCGCCCCTTGCCCCTCGCCGCCTCCTGGGCCCTGTCCAGGACCTTGTGATAGGGCATGACGACATGGGCATGGGGGCTGACGACAAGGCGCGCCCGGTCCTGCCCCTTCTCGTAGAGCTCGGCCATCTCCTCCAGGAACTGCTCGGGGTCGAGGACCAGGCCGTTTCCGATGATGCAGAGCTTCCCAGGATAGAGCATGCCCGAGGGCAGCAGATGAAAAACAACCTTCTGCCCGTTCGCAATGACCGTATGCCCCGCGTTGGCGCCGCCCTGATAGCGGACGAAGACATCCACGTCGGCTCCCATCGTATCGACGACCCGACCCTTCCCCTCGTCGCCCCATTGAGCGCCGATAAGCAGATCGACCTTATGTTCCTTCAATGCCATGCGCCTCCTAATCGCGCCCGCTGCCGAAGGCCCCCGAGGGGGCCGCCCCTTCTATTTCTTTCTGGCCGAGGCCCGCTCCTTCGCAGCGGCTTTACGGACCTCGGCGATGGCCCTCTGGAGCTGAGCGTCCTTGGACTTGTCCCTCTCGGGCTCCCCCTTGACCTCGATGGTCGGCGTGAGCCCGACGTGGTCGATCACCCTTCCGGAGGGCGTATGGTAGCGCGCGATGGTCACGTAGAGGCCCGACCCGTCCGTCAGGGGAAAGAGCGTCTGGACCGACCCCTTGCCAAAGCTCTTCTCTCCGACCAGCGTAGCGCGTTCCCGGTCCAGGAGGGCCCCGGCCACTATTTCCGACGCGCTGGCGCTGCCACCATTGATCAGGACAACCACGGGCATGGAGGTCAGAAAGAGCGCAGGGTCCGCCGAATACTTTTCATTGGCCCTCTCCGCCCGACCACGGGTCTCGACGACGGGCCCCCCCTTCAGGAACATCCCGCAGATCTTCACGGAGACGTCCAGAAGGCCGCCTCCGTTGTTCCGAAGGTCGAGAACCAGCCCCCGGGCCCCCTGGCGAATCATCTCCTTCAGGGCGTCACGGGCCTCCTCGTCGGTCTTCTGCTTGAACTGGGTCAGACGGAGATAGCCGATGTCGTCCGACAGCATCTCGTAGCGGACGGACTTGATCTTGATGATCTCCCGCGTCAGCTCGAATTTCAGGAGCTCCTCCTCCCCGTCCCGTCGGATCCAGAGGGTCACCCGGGTATCCGGCCTGCCCCTCATGCGCTGGACAACCCGCTGAGAGTCCCAGCCCAGGACGACGTCGTCGTCCACCTTGACGATCTGATCCTTCGGCTTCAGCCCCGCACGCTCCGCCGGCGTGTCCTCCATCGGGCTGATCACCAGGACCCTGCCGTCCCGTTCCCCGATGTACATGCCCAGGCCGCCGTAGCGCCCCTCCATCTCAATCTCCTCGTCCTTGAGCTGATTGGGCGTCACGAAACGGGTGTAGGGGTCCTCCCAGGCCTCCACCATCCCCTTCATCGCTCCGTGCAGCAGCTTATCCTCGGGAGCCGGCTTGGAGGCGGCATCGACCTGATAGGTCTCGATGATCGCCCTCGCCTGGCGCATAAGCCAGAGCGAACGGGCGCCGAAAGGGGATATGCGCTCCAGATCGTTCAGGTCCGTCGCCCCGGCGCTCCCCATGAATACGTTTCCCATCGCCACAGCCGCGGCCACGACGCACAGCCACGCTACGCCCCACAATACCCTTCCGCGTCTTCTCTCCATTGCCTCCAACTCCATCCTCGATATCTGCAAAACCACGCGTTAAAATATGCGTTCTTGTATGCGTCCCTGTCCCATTCGGCCGCTGCCAGCGCTTCCCTAAATGCGCCTCAGGTAGTTCATCGGGTCCTTCGCCGTGCCTCCCTGTCTCACCTCGAAATGCAGGCTGTACTCGCCCCCGGCACCCGTGTTGCCCACCGTCCCCAAGAGCGATCCCACGCGGACGGCGTCCCCCTCGCCCACCGAGGTCCTGCCCAGGTTTGCGTACACCGTGGAGAGGCTGTCTCCATGATTCACGATCACGACCTGGCCGAACCCCCGAAGCCACCCGCTGAACAGGACCTCACCGGGGCCAGCGGCCTTTACGGGAGCCCCGGCCGCGGCCCGGATGTCGATGCCGGAGTTGAAGACCTTCGTCTTGAAGACGGGGTGATTCCTCGAACCGAAGAGGGTGGTCACGGGACCCCGAAGAGGCCACTCCAGCCGGGACCCCTTGGCAAGATAGGTATAATCCGGTCGCTTCGGCCCCGGCCCCCGAGATGGCCTCTCCTGCGGAGGCGTTGGAGGCGCCTTTCCCGAAGGGCCCGGCCTACTCGGCCGGCCGCCCTCCGACTGCCGTCGATGCAGCAGGTCCAGTATCCTCTGGCCGACCTCCCGCTGCGCGGCCTCCATCTCTCGGGCGGCCTCCTCGGCCTTTCGGCGCTGCCCCAGAACGTCCTGAAGCAGGGAGTTCGCCTGTGCAATCGCGGCATGGCGCCTGCCGCGCTCCTCCTTCAGTTCCTCCGACTGGCGCGCCAGCTGAGCCCTGTTCTTCTCCAGGTTGACCTTCGCCCCTTCCAGTTCCCTTATCTTTCCCCCCAGCTCCTCCAGGATCACCCGGTCCTGCCGGGACAGGCGATCCAGCATGTAGGACATGATCATGGCCTCATGAGTGTCCTCGGTGGAAAGCAGGAGGTTCAACTCCGCCCGTGCATCGTATTTGTATATGTCGAGGAGGCGGTGACGGAGCGCTTCGACCAGGTTCTTCATGGACCGATCGATCTTGGCGATATCCTCGTTCAGCTCACGCGCCGAGTCCTGCAGCCGTTTGGACTGGAGTTCCAGAAGCTCGATCCGGGCCCCCGACATCTGCGCCTCCTGACGCAGCTTCGTGATCCGACCCAGCAGCCCCTTCGCCTCCTGCGCCTTCTTTCTGGCCGTCTCGTTGTACTGCTCGATCTGACGGCCGAGATTCTGCCGGGTGCGTTCCTGGATGGCGATCAGGGCATCCAGGTCCTCCGCGTTTCCTACATTCTCCGCACCTGCCGCGGGCCAGACCATACGAGCAGGGCCAAGAGCCTCCCCCAACAGGAGAAGAACCGCGGCCAGACAAGCATATCGTGCCCCTGCAACGCGCGTCAAGGAATCGAATCCTCCATTATTGAATCCTGCATTATCAAGTCCTTCATTGCGGGCCCCCTATCGTTTGAGATAATCCAGAGGGTTCTTGACGGCGCCGCCCACCCGAACCTCGAAGTGCAGATGATAGCCCGTCGCGGTCCCCGTCCTACCGACCCTTCCGACGACGGTCCCGGCCCCCACGATCTGCCCTTCCCTCACGGAGGTGGAGGAGAGATGCGCGTAGACGGTGGAATAACTGCGTCCATGATCCAGGATCACGACCTGTCCATAGCCGCGCAGCCATCCGTCGAACAGGACCTCGCCGGCGGCAGCGGCCCTGACGGAGGTGCCGGCGGGCGCCGCGATGTCTATTCCGGAATGAAAGGCTTTCGTCTTGAATATGGGATGGATGCGCTGGCCGAAGGGGCTGGAGATCGGGCCCCGGAGAGGCCAGTCGAACATCGACCCCCGGCCTCGGCCCGCGAGGTAATCCACCCCTCCGCCCCTTCCTCCCCGTCCCTGCGGAGTCTGGGCCTCCCGCTCCTTCTTGCGGCGCATCAGGGTTAGGATGGTGTGCCCCACCGCCTTCTGGGCCTCCTCCATCTCCCGCGCGGCCTTCTCGGCCAGCGCCTTCTGCTTGCGGATGTCCCCGATAAAGTTATTCGTCTGCTGGATCGTCCCCCTGTAGCGCACCTTCTGCGCATTCAGGGCCTCGCTCTGCTTCGCCAGGCGGGCCCGGTGATCATCCATCGTCCTGCGGGAGAGCTCCATCTCCTGCATGCGATCCTGGAGCTGGGTCAGGAGAATCTCGTCGTTCCGGGCCAGCATCCTCATGATATGGACGGACTCGAGGGCCTCGAAGGTGTTCCGGGAGGCAAAGAAGAGGTTCAGCTCCTCGGTCGCCCCGTATTTGTACATGTCGACGATCCGGGTCCGCAGCCGGTCGAGGAGCTCGTCAACCTTGATCTGCTCCCTTGTCATCTCCGCGTTCAAAAAGGCGATATCCTCCTGGATACGGCTCCTCTGCAGCTCCAGCACGGACAGTTCCTGGCCGGCGACGGCCTCGTTCTGCTGCAGTTGATCGATGCGGCCCAGAAGCGACTCGACCTTGGTGTTCAGTTGCTTGATCCGAGTATGATAGTCGCTGATGCGCTCCTCGAGCTTCTTGCGTTTCTGTTCCTCGGCGGCAATCCGCGCATCAAGCTCCGAAACGCCCGACGCATGGGCCGGGAGAGGCGTGCAGGCCATCCCCACCGCCAGCAAAACCCAAAGGAGCAGACGCGTCCACGCACGCAAGGGATCGTCCTCGGACTCTACTCGGGGCTTGTGGCCGAGTGCATGAAGCGGGCCACGACAATACAGCTGCAAACCCAGCCCAACGTCGCCCCGAACCCGGTCAGAAGGATGCAGAAGCGTCCGATGAGCTTGGAGTCGCTCGCGAGGGTGAGGAAGGGAAGGTTCTCCTGCAGGACGCGGATGCCGGGCAGATAGGTTACAACGATCCCCGTCACGGCGATCAGGGCCCCCATCAGCACCAGAAACGTCCCCTCGAGGACGAAGGGCGTCGCGATGTAGCTCCGGGTCGCCCCCACGAGATACATGATGGAGATCTCCTCCCGGCGCGAGTAGAGGGAGATATGAATGGTGTTGTAGACCACCAGGGACGTGACGACAATGGAGAGGACAAACACCAAAAGAGCGATGCGGGAAGCCACGCGGGAGAGGGCCGAGACCCTCTGCACGACCATACCGGCATAGACCACGTCGTCGACGTCCGGCATGGACATGAGGGTGCGGACAAGGGGCTCGACGTCCCTGGCACTTCGGACCCGGACCTTGAAGTTCCAGGGGATGGGGTTCGTCCCCATCAGGTCCAGGGCCCGGGATTGACTTCCCATCTTCGTCTGGAGCCTTGCCAGGGACTCGTCGGGGGAGAAGGCCTGGAGATCCGCCACGGAGGGCATCGCTCGGATGTTTCCCGCGACGCGCTCCACCTCGCTGCCCTTCTTCAAAAACACCTGGACGACGAGCTCGCTCTCCAGCTGCGACAGAAAGGTCCTGATGTTGAGGGAGAAGAGGGTCGTCAGCCCCAGGATCCAAAGCATGACGGAGGCCGTGATGAGGGTGAGCAGCCCCAGGACCCAATGATGGACGAGCAGCCGCCCCATATCCCTCAGGATATACTTAAAAGTCGTCATTCAGCTGATACCTCCCCGCCCTCTCGTCGCGAATGACCCTGCCGGCGTCAAGCTCGATCACCCGCTGGCGGCACGAGTCCACGATGTACTGATTGTGGGTGGACATGACGACCGTCACCCCGGCCGCGTTGATGGCGAAAAGGATCTTCATCACGTCGGCGGCCGTGCGGAAGTCCAAATTTCCCGTCGGTTCGTCCGCGATGAAAAGCGAGGGCGAGTTGGCCAGGGCGCGGGCAATAGCCACGCGCTGCTGCTCCCCGCCCGAGAGCTGGGTGGGCTTCATATAGCGGCGGCGCCACAGCCCCACCTGTTCGATGACCTTGTTGGCCCGATACTCCACCATCTTGCTGGGAACGGCCATGGCCTCCATGACGAAGGCCACGTTCTCATACACGGTCAGGTGCGGGATCAGCTTGAAATCCTGGGCCACCAGCCCGACGTCCCTCCTGTAATAGGGGACGTCCCCCGCCCGCATCTTGCGCAGATTGCTGTCGTTGACGAACAGGTTTCCCCGTGTGGGCAGGAGCTCCCGCGTGATCAGGCGCAGCAGCGTAGACTTCCCGGACCCCGTAGCCCCGATGACGTAGACGAACTCCCCCTTGTCGATACTGAGATTCACATCCCTCAGGGCAACGATATCGGGCTCGAAAACCTTGAATACGCCCGAGAATTTGATCTTCATTACGGACAAATCCCCTTTTCGTTTCGCAGTCCGCGTCCCGGCGCTACCGTCTTCGGCGGGTCCAAGCCAAAACTGCGGCACTGACTATCTGTGCCGCGGTCAGCCCATAGTATTCCTTCAGGTCCTGAGGCGCCCCGCTCTGCCCAAAGCCGATCTCGACCGCCACGGGCTGCACGGGGATCGGATACTCCCGTGCCGCCAGGCCGGCCACCGTCTCGAAAAGCCCGCCGGGCAGAAAATGTTCCTCCGCCGTAACGCAGCACCCGGTGCGCTGGATGGAGGAGAGCAATGGACGCGCCGGGAACGGGGCCAGACAGTAGCAGTCGATGACCTCCGCCCCAATATCCTGCTGGGCCAGTATGTCGGCGGCCCTCAGGGCTTCTTGGACCATGATACCACACGCACAGAGGGTGATGTCCGCCCCCCGACGCAAAATGCGCATTCCGCCAAGGCGCATCCGCACGTCCTCCTCGGGGGGGACGTGTGGGGATGTCCCCTCCGATCCGGGCACGATGCCTCCAAGCCTGACATAGGCGGGGCCCCCCTTCCCGACGGCCTCACGCAGAAGCGCCGTCGCCGAGCGGACGTCCGACGGAACGAGGACCTTCATATTGGGAAGGGAGCGCATCAGAGCGATATCCTCGAACATCTGCCTCGCACCGCCGGCATATCCGGAGCCGAAGCCCGCGTCGCACCCCATCAGGCAGACGGACAGGGAGGGAAGCGCAACCACGGAACGAATCTGGTCGTAGGCCCGCCCGACCAGGAACGAGGCGCAGGACGCGACGACGACCCTCCTCCCCCCGCAGGCCATCCCCGCCGCCGTCAACACCAGCCCCTGTTCCGCCAGCCCGGCGACATGAGGAAACCCGGCGTCCGGACCCGATGCCCCATCCCCCAGGACGACGAGCCCGGGGAACTCCTCCTCCCTCCCGTCGAACGCTTCGCGCAGAAGCGCACCGCAATCCATTGCAACTCTGGAGTCAATTCTGGAGTCAATGTTCGTCATGACGGCAGATCCTCGAGGCCCCGTATCAGGAGCTCCGTAACCTGGCTGTCCAAAACGCTCGCGTCGTCCAGGGGGCGCTCCCGAAGGGACGGGAGGCCCCTGCCGTGGACCGTTCGCGCCAGGACGACCCTAAACCGCCCCTCCGAACGGTTCTCCGAACCCGAAAGGAGCGACCGGGCCTCCTCGAGGGACGCATAATCGTGCCCATCCGCATGGGCGATACGGCAGCCCATGGCAGAGAGCCTATCTGCGGCCCAATCGAATCCCCTCGGAGTCCCGCGGCCACAAGAGGGCGTTTCCGGACATTCCACGATCAAGGTCAGATTCTCCGGGGCACGGACAGCAGCCAGGACCTCCCAAGTCGCCCCCATCATCAGCTCCTCCGCGCCCATCAGGCAAAAAACATGTGCAGCGGGCTGATTATCCTTTAAGGACAGGGCAAGCCCCAAGGCGATCCCGGCCCCCATCCCCGGGGCACCGCAGGACACGTCGACGCCGGGGGTCCGCGGGCACTCGGGGGCCGCCTGGAGCAGGCTGCCCAGGCGGGCATAGCTCCAAAGCTCGTCGCGCCCGAAGAAGCCGCGCTCCGCAAGCACGGCATACAGCGCCGGGGCGGCCGATACCCGGCTGAGGACGAAGCGGTCCCGGCCGTCCTCGTCCGCCCCTCCGGGGCCGGCCCGCAGGACCGCCCCGTAGAGCCAGACCAGGAGCTCGACCGCGGAAAAGGAGGAGAACAGGCTCCCCGCGTTTGCGTTCCTGAGCATGCCGACGATGTCCCGGCGCACAACGAGGGCGCGCCCCTGCAGCGTTTTCAACGACACGGGGTCCAAGAGACACCCCTCCCCTTTCCCATGGGCCCGCGGCACCGAATGGCCTGCCCCCTTTCGGAGAGCACGGGCTCCGTTTTCAACAGACGCACACGCAAAAAATTTTACAACCGGGAGCTTCGGATAAAAAAGCCTCAACGGAAAAAGCCCCCGGCATCCGAACGGACGCTCGGGGGCAGGGCGTGCCGGAACGCCGCCGCGGCCGGGCCGGAGGAAGGGCACCGCCTCTCACAGCATCGAGACGACCCCTCCCGGCTCCGGCGCGTAGCGGGCGCGCTCAAGCAGTGCCCGGGAGATGTCGTACTCCCCCCAGACGGCCAGAAGCAGCTCTTTCATGGAGAGCTTGCGGCGCTCCCGAACCTCTCCCCACAGTGTCGGGGGGAAGAAGGCCCAAAGGTTGAAAGCCGCGCGTTCCCGCGTGCCGAACCGGGACAGGACCAGGTATCCCGAGCTGGGGTTGAACAGGAGGAGGGGCACGGTGTTCTGGGAGATCATGTGCTGGAGGTCCTCCCTGGAAAACGACAGCGCCTCGAGCTCCGCGAGGTCCTTTTCCCCGGGAAGGTCGAGGATGGAAAACCATACCCGGGCGGGGGCGTCGGGATCGGAGAGCTTCGTGCCGGCCTTCAGCCAGGCACGGAGCCGCACCACGATATCGAACTCACCGCGGGCAAGCGCGAAGCGCAGGGCCCAGTATCCCTTGCGGAGGAGCTCGTCCTCCTCGAGAAAACGGCTGAAAGCCCTCTCGTCCCGGAAGGGGACCCCATCCGCAAAGGCGGCGTTCTCCCTCATCAGCCCCCTCAGGATGAGGACGGCGGAGAGATGGTCTCCCGGCGGTTCCGTCTGGGCCAGCAGTGCGTCCCGCAGACTTGTGACGAGCTTCGGGGGCAACACCGTAACTGCGGCGCCGTCCACGGCGAGGGAGAGTTCCCTGTCCTCATAGGGGAACAACTCCCGAGGCTCGTCGCCCGGCCTCCCCCATACCCAACGCTCGGAGGCGCCCTTGGGAGAGCAGCCCAAAAGGTAACGGTTGTACGGCAGCAAAACCATCACAAAGGGACCTCCGGGATCGGGGACCCCCTCGGGGAGGGACATCTGCGGCAATTGGGCTAACGTTCCATCGGACATCAATTCAAAGATCAAACCGCTCCCCCCCTGCTGAAGAAGACAACACCCAAAAAGGCCAAGGCACGGTCTTACCCCATACACTTGGCTTTTCATTAACTTTTTATTAGCTTATCACAAGAACCGAAAAATGAAACCATAAGAAGAGGACCCTGTCGTTGTTCTGTGATAATTGTAGCTACGCTATACCTTCGGTCCACCCCCCTCCCCCGCACGATAGGTCTTTTGGATACAGTGCGGTTTCCCAACGCCGCGGTTCTGTATCTGAGGCGCCGTGCGTCTACACCTGATCTCATGGCCATCCGTATGACGACGTGTTTAGGACATTGTTGAACGACTGTTCCGCTCTCATTATTCCGCTCGTGAAAGACAGGGTGGAGATGGTCTCCGATCTGAGACGGCAATACGAGGAGGAGTAACGAGCACAGGACCGAGTTGATACAGCTAAAGAGCAACTCAATACGAAGAGGATGCCCCTGCGGGGCACCCTCTTCGCGTTTATGCTTCTCTTACTTCATCACATGACCAGGGCTTGGATGTCCCCGGCTCCTCGCGGCTTCAGCAGGCGGGCATGGAGTCGATGCACTTCGACGGGCACTTGGCGACGCACGTGCCGCAGTTCACGCACTTCTCCGGATCGATGACCGCGAGGTCGCGGTCCATCGTGATGGCGCCAACCGGGCAGAGCTTGGCGCAGACTCCGCAGC
The sequence above is a segment of the uncultured Fretibacterium sp. genome. Coding sequences within it:
- a CDS encoding ATP-binding cassette domain-containing protein, giving the protein MKIKFSGVFKVFEPDIVALRDVNLSIDKGEFVYVIGATGSGKSTLLRLITRELLPTRGNLFVNDSNLRKMRAGDVPYYRRDVGLVAQDFKLIPHLTVYENVAFVMEAMAVPSKMVEYRANKVIEQVGLWRRRYMKPTQLSGGEQQRVAIARALANSPSLFIADEPTGNLDFRTAADVMKILFAINAAGVTVVMSTHNQYIVDSCRQRVIELDAGRVIRDERAGRYQLNDDF
- a CDS encoding transketolase C-terminal domain-containing protein, giving the protein MTNIDSRIDSRVAMDCGALLREAFDGREEEFPGLVVLGDGASGPDAGFPHVAGLAEQGLVLTAAGMACGGRRVVVASCASFLVGRAYDQIRSVVALPSLSVCLMGCDAGFGSGYAGGARQMFEDIALMRSLPNMKVLVPSDVRSATALLREAVGKGGPAYVRLGGIVPGSEGTSPHVPPEEDVRMRLGGMRILRRGADITLCACGIMVQEALRAADILAQQDIGAEVIDCYCLAPFPARPLLSSIQRTGCCVTAEEHFLPGGLFETVAGLAAREYPIPVQPVAVEIGFGQSGAPQDLKEYYGLTAAQIVSAAVLAWTRRRR
- a CDS encoding 4Fe-4S binding protein → ASKCTGCGACVAVCPKSVLTLIPKRENVAVACNSHWKGPTVKNVCSIGCIGCGVCAKLCPVGAITMDRDLAVIDPEKCVNCGTCVAKCPSKCIDSMPAC
- a CDS encoding permease-like cell division protein FtsX, producing MTTFKYILRDMGRLLVHHWVLGLLTLITASVMLWILGLTTLFSLNIRTFLSQLESELVVQVFLKKGSEVERVAGNIRAMPSVADLQAFSPDESLARLQTKMGSQSRALDLMGTNPIPWNFKVRVRSARDVEPLVRTLMSMPDVDDVVYAGMVVQRVSALSRVASRIALLVFVLSIVVTSLVVYNTIHISLYSRREEISIMYLVGATRSYIATPFVLEGTFLVLMGALIAVTGIVVTYLPGIRVLQENLPFLTLASDSKLIGRFCILLTGFGATLGWVCSCIVVARFMHSATSPE
- a CDS encoding transketolase; translated protein: MSLKTLQGRALVVRRDIVGMLRNANAGSLFSSFSAVELLVWLYGAVLRAGPGGADEDGRDRFVLSRVSAAPALYAVLAERGFFGRDELWSYARLGSLLQAAPECPRTPGVDVSCGAPGMGAGIALGLALSLKDNQPAAHVFCLMGAEELMMGATWEVLAAVRAPENLTLIVECPETPSCGRGTPRGFDWAADRLSAMGCRIAHADGHDYASLEEARSLLSGSENRSEGRFRVVLARTVHGRGLPSLRERPLDDASVLDSQVTELLIRGLEDLPS
- a CDS encoding peptidoglycan DD-metalloendopeptidase family protein; translated protein: MRAWTRLLLWVLLAVGMACTPLPAHASGVSELDARIAAEEQKRKKLEERISDYHTRIKQLNTKVESLLGRIDQLQQNEAVAGQELSVLELQRSRIQEDIAFLNAEMTREQIKVDELLDRLRTRIVDMYKYGATEELNLFFASRNTFEALESVHIMRMLARNDEILLTQLQDRMQEMELSRRTMDDHRARLAKQSEALNAQKVRYRGTIQQTNNFIGDIRKQKALAEKAAREMEEAQKAVGHTILTLMRRKKEREAQTPQGRGGRGGGVDYLAGRGRGSMFDWPLRGPISSPFGQRIHPIFKTKAFHSGIDIAAPAGTSVRAAAAGEVLFDGWLRGYGQVVILDHGRSYSTVYAHLSSTSVREGQIVGAGTVVGRVGRTGTATGYHLHFEVRVGGAVKNPLDYLKR